Proteins from one Epinephelus moara isolate mb chromosome 1, YSFRI_EMoa_1.0, whole genome shotgun sequence genomic window:
- the LOC126387454 gene encoding high choriolytic enzyme 2-like — MTLSASLLLLLLLGLSQALPLQEEGGEEEVPDTMDITTRILTTNNGTNEMLLEGDLLLPTTRNAMTCWYNSCLWKKASNGMVMIPFTVSSEFSSWERQKIDYAMNAFHSSTCLRFVPRQSEYDYISIENKAGCFSALGRAGGKQVLSLNRQGCLYHGIIQHEINHALGFQHEQTRSDRDYYVRINWENINPQMAYNFYKQATNNLNTPYDYSSIMHYGRTAFTIQYGKDTITPIPDPNVQIGQRQGLSYWDIARINALYSC, encoded by the coding sequence ATGACTCTCTCTgccagcctgctgctgctgctgctgctcggccTCTCTCAGGCACTTCCTCTccaggaggaaggaggagaagaagaagtccCAGACACCATGGACATCACCACCAGGATTCTGACCACCAACAACGGCACCAATGAGATGCTGCTGGAAGGAGACCTGCTGCTTCCCACAACCAGAAACGCCATGACGTGCTGGTACAATAGCTGCCTGTGGAAGAAAGCCTCCAACGGCATGGTGATGATCCCCTTCACCGTGAGCAGTGAGTTCAGCAGCTGGGAGAGACAGAAGATCGACTACGCCATGAATGCCTTCCACAGCAGCACCTGCCTCCGCTTCGTCCCCCGTCAGAGCGAGTACGACTACATCAGCATTGAGAACAAAGCCGGATGTTTCTCCGCTCTGGGCAGAGCAGGAGGCAAACAGGTGCTCTCTCTCAACAGGCAGGGCTGCCTCTACCACGGCATCATCCAGCACGAGATCAACCACGCTCTGGGCTTCCAGCACGAACAGACCAGGAGCGACCGCGACTACTACGTCAGGATCAACTGGGAGAACATCAACCCGCAGATGGCCTACAACTTCTACAAGCAGGCCACCAACAACCTCAACACTCCCTACGACTACTCCTCCATCATGCACTATGGAAGAACAGCCTTCACCATCCAGTACGGGAAGGACACCATCACCCCCATCCCCGACCCCAACGTCCAGATCGGCCAGAGGCAGGGCCTGTCCTACTGGGACATCGCAAGGATCAACGCACTCTATAGCTGCTGA
- the LOC126387364 gene encoding high choriolytic enzyme 2-like, whose amino-acid sequence MTLSASLLLLLLLGLSQALPLQEEGGEEEVPDTVDITTRILTTNNGTNEMLLEGDLLLPTTRNAMTCWYNSCLWKKASNGMVMIPFTVSSEFSSWERQKIDYAMNAFHSSTCLRFVPRQSEYDYISIENKAGCFSALGRAGGKQVLSLNRQGCLYHGIIQHEINHALGFQHEQTRSDRDYYVRINWENINPQMAYNFYKQATNNLNTPYDYSSIMHYGRTAFTIQYGKDTITPIPDPNVQIGQRQGLSYWDIARINALYSC is encoded by the coding sequence ATGACTCTCTCTgccagcctgctgctgctgctgctgctcggccTCTCTCAGGCACTTCCTCTccaggaggaaggaggagaagaagaagtccCAGACACCGTGGACATCACCACCAGGATTCTGACCACCAACAACGGCACCAATGAGATGCTGCTGGAAGGAGACCTGCTGCTTCCCACAACCAGAAACGCCATGACGTGCTGGTACAATAGCTGCCTGTGGAAGAAAGCCTCCAACGGCATGGTGATGATCCCCTTCACCGTGAGCAGTGAGTTCAGCAGCTGGGAGAGACAGAAGATCGACTACGCCATGAATGCCTTCCACAGCAGCACCTGCCTCCGCTTCGTCCCCCGTCAGAGCGAGTACGACTACATCAGCATTGAGAACAAAGCCGGATGTTTCTCCGCTCTGGGCAGAGCAGGAGGCAAACAGGTGCTCTCTCTCAACAGGCAGGGCTGCCTCTACCACGGCATCATCCAGCACGAGATCAACCACGCTCTGGGCTTCCAGCACGAACAGACCAGGAGCGACCGCGACTACTACGTCAGGATCAACTGGGAGAACATCAACCCGCAGATGGCCTACAACTTCTACAAGCAGGCCACCAACAACCTCAACACTCCCTACGACTACTCCTCCATCATGCACTATGGAAGAACAGCCTTCACCATCCAGTACGGGAAGGACACCATCACCCCCATCCCCGACCCCAACGTCCAGATCGGCCAGAGGCAGGGCCTGTCCTACTGGGACATCGCAAGGATCAACGCACTCTATAGCTGCTGA